The Streptomyces cyanogenus DNA segment GTGGTCTCCTCGTCGCCGGCACCACCTCCGACGCCGGCAAGAGCGTCGTGACGGCCGGCATCTGCCGCTGGCTGGTCCGCCAGGGGGTGAAGGTCGCGCCGTTCAAGGCGCAGAACATGTCCCTCAATTCGTTCGTGACGCGCGAGGGCGCCGAGATCGGCCGGGCGCAGGCGATGCAGGCCCAGGCCTGCCGGATCGAGCCGACCGCGCTGATGAACCCGGTGCTGCTCAAGCCCGGCGGCGAACAGAGCAGCCAGGTGGTGCTGCTCGGCAAGCCGGTGGGCGAGCTGAGCGCGCGCGGGTACCACGGGGGGCGCCAGCAGCGGCTGCTGGGCACGGTGCTGGACTGCCTGGCCGAGTTGCGGGGCACGTATGACGCGGTGATCTGTGAGGGGGCGGGCAGTCCGGCCGAGATCAACCTGCGGCGGACCGACATCGTCAACATGGGGATCGCGCGGAACGCGCGGCTGCCCGTGCTCGTCGTCGGCGACATCGACCGCGGGGGTGTCTTCGCGTCCTTCTTCGGCACGGTCGCCCTGCTCTCGCCGGAGGACCAGGAGCTGGTCGCCGGTTTCCTGGTGAACAAGTTCCGCGGCGACGTCTCCCTGCTGGAGCCCGGCCTGGACATGCTCCGGGACCTCACCGGACGGCGGACGTACGGCGTGCTGCCCTTCCGGCACGGGCTCGGCATCGACGAGGAGGACGGGCTGAGGGTGTCGCTGCGGGGCACGGTCCGCGAGTCCGCGGTCGCTCCCCCGGTCGGTGAGGACGTGCTGCGAGTCGCCGTGTGCGCGATCCCGCTGATGTCCAACTTCACCGACGTGGACGCGCTGGCGGCCGAACCGGGTGTCGTGGTGCGGTTCGTGGACCGGCCGGAGGAGCTGGCGGACGCCGACCTCGTGGTGGTCCCGGGCACCCGCGGGACCGTACGCGCGCTTCGGTGGCTGCGGGAGCGGGGGCTGGCCGACGCCCTCGTCCGGCGGGCCGCGGAAGGACGCCCGGTCCTCGGCATCTGCGGCGGCTTCCAGATCCTCGGCGAGCACATCGAGGACGAGGTCGAGTCCCGCGCCGGAGCCGTCCCCGGCCTCGGCGTGCTGCCCGTCCGGGTGCGCTTCGCCCGCGAGAAGACCCTGACCCGGCCGAGCGGTGAAGCCCTCGGCGAACCCGTGGGCGGCTACGAGATCCACCACGGCGTGGCCACCGTCGACGGCGGCGAACCCTTCCTGGACGGCTGCCGGGTCGGCCGGACCTGGGGGACCCACTGGCACGGATCACTGGAGTCGGACGGCTTCCGGCGGGCCTTCCTGCGCGAGGTGGCCGCCGCCGCGGGCCGCCGCTTCGTGCCCGCGCCGGACACCTGCTTCGCCGCGCTGCGCGAGGAGCAGCTCGACCGGCTCGGCGACCTGATCGAACAGCACGCGGACACGGACGCGCTCTGGCGGCTCATCGAGTCGGGCGCGCCGCAAGGACTGCCTTTCATTCCACCGGGAGCGCCCGCATGAGCACAGTGTTGTTGTTGTCGACCGCCGACACGGATCTGCTGGCGGCCCGGGCCTCCGGCGCCGGTTACCGCATCGGCAACCCCACCCGGGTCGACGTCGCCGAGGAGCTGCCGGGCCTGATCGAGGGCGCGGACGTCGCCGTCGTACGGCTGCTGGGCGGCAAGCGGGCCTGGGAGGACGGGCTGGCCGCGCTGCGGGCGGCCGGCATCCCGACCGTGCTGCTGGGCGGCGAGGCCGTGCCGGACGCCGAGCTGATGGCCGAGTCGTCGGTGCCGGCCGGTGTGGTCGCGGAGGCGCTGAAGTACCTGGTCGAGGGCGGCCCCGCGAACCTGCTGGAGCTGTCCCGGTTCCTGTCGGACACCGTGCTGCTGACCGGTGAGGGCTTCGAGGAGCCGCGCAGCATGCCGGAGTTCGGCGTGCACGGCGCGTACGAGGTCCGGGGCGACCGCCCGACCGTGGGCGTCCTGTTCTACCGGGCGCACGAACTGAGCGGGAACACCGCCTTCGTGGACACCCTGTGCGAGGCGATCGAGGCGCAGGGCGCCAACGCCCTTCCGGTGTACTGCGGTTCGCTGCGCGGCGCGGACGCCGGGCTGTACGAGCTGCTGGGCCGGGCCGACGCGCTGGTGGCCACCGTGCTGGCGGCCGGCGGCACGCACGCCTCCCAGGCCTCCGCGGGCGGCGACGAGGAGTCCTGGGACATCGGCGCGCTCGCCGACCTGAACGTCCCGGTGCTGCAAGGGCTGTGCCTGACCTCCTCGCGGTCCGCGTGGGAGGAGTCCGACGCGGCCCTGTCCCCCATGGACGCGGCGATGCAGGTCGCGATCCCGGAGTTCGACGGCCGGCTGATCACCGTACCGTTCTCCTTCAAGGAGCAGGGCCCCGACGAGGTCCCGGTGTACGTCGCCGACCCGGAGCGGGCCGCCCGCGTGGCCGGGATCGCCGTCCGGCACGCCCGGCTGAGGCACAAGCCCAACGCCGAGAAGCGGATCGCCCTGGTCTTCACGGCGTACCCGACCAAGCACTCCCGGGTCGGCAACGCGGTCGGCCTGGACACGCCCGCGTCGGCGGTACGGGTGCTGGACGCGCTCCGGAACGCCGGGTACGTGGTCGAGGGGTACCCCGACAACGGCGACGAGCTGATCCACCGGCTCATCGAGGCCGGCGGCCACGACGTCGAGTGGCTGACCGAGGACCAGCTGGCCGCCGCGCCCGCGCGGGTGCCGCTGGCCGACTACCGGGCGTGGTTCGAGAAGCTCGACCCGGAGCTCGGGGACGCCATGCGGGAGGCGTGGGGCGAGCCGCCGGGCTCCCTCTACGTCGACGGCGACGACATCGTGCTCGCCTCGCTCCAGTTCGGGAACGTCGTGGTCATGATCCAGCCGCCGCGCGGCTTCGGCGAGAACCCGATCGCGATCTACCACGACCCCGACATGCCGCCCTCGCACCACTACATGGCGGCCTACCGCTGGCTGGACAACAGCTTCGGCGCGGACGCCATCGTGCACATGGGCAAGCACGGCACGATGGAGTGGCTGCCGGGCAAGGGCCTCGGCCTGGGCGCCGGCTGCGCGCCGGACGCGGTCCTCGGCGACCTGCCGCTGGTCTACCCGTTCATCGTCAACGACCCAGGCGAGGGCACCCAGGCCAAGCGGCGCGGGCACGCCACGGTGGTCGACCACCTGGTGCCGCCGATGGCCCGCGCGGACACCTACGGCGATCTCGCCAAGCTGGAGCAGCTGCTGGACGAGTACGCGCTCGTCTCCGACCTGGACCCGGTCAAGGCCCCGGCGGTCCGCGCCCAGATCTGGACCCTGGTCAAGGCGGCCGAGCTGCACCACGACCTGCACGTGGACGAGCAGCCGGACGACGACGCGTTCGACGAGTTCGTCATGCACATCGACGGCTATCTGTGCGAGATCAAGGACGTGCAGATCCGGGACGGCCTGCACATCCTCGGCGGCGGACCGGTCGGCGAACCGCGCGTGAACCTGGTGCTGGCCGTGCTGCGCGCCTCGCAGGTGTGGGGCGGCCGGGCCGACGCGCTGCCGGGCCTGCGGGCCTGCCTCGCCGCCCACTTCGGGCTGGTGGAGAAGGAGCTGCTGGCCGAGCCGGGCGCGCCGGTGAAGGTGCCGGTGGAGCTGACCGACCTGGTCGAGGGCCCGTCCCGGACCGCCGCCGACACGATCGACCTGCTGGAGCAGCTGTGCCGGCGGATCGCGGAGGCCATGGAGGCGCGGGCGTGGGACCGCGCGGTCGTCCCGGCGGTCCTGCGGGGCGTGCTCCGCACCGACCTCCCGGACGCGGTCGCGGTGCTGGAGTTCGCGTGCGACGAGGTCGTGCCGCGGCTGGCGCGGACCACCGACGAGATCGGGCACATCCTGCGGGCCCTGGACGGCGGTTACGTCCCGGCCGGCCCGTCGGGCTCCCCGACCCGCGGTCTGGTGAACGTGCTGCCGACGGGCCGGAACTTCTACTCGGTCGACCCCAAGGCCATTCCGTCCCGGCTGAGCTGGGAGGTCGGCCAGTCGCTCGCGGACTCGCTGGTGCAGCGGTACCTGAGCGACACCGGGGAGTACCCCAGGTCGGTGGGGCTCACGGTGTGGGGCACGTCCGCGATGCGCACCCAGGGCGACGACATCGCCGAGATCCTGGCGCTGCTGGGCTGCCGCCCGGTGTGGGACGACGCCTCGCGCCGGGTGACCGGCTTCGAGGTGATCCCCCCGGCGGAGCTGGGGCGCCCGCGCATCGACGTCACCGTCCGGATCTCCGGGTTCTTCCGGGACGCGTTCCCGCACGTGGTCGGGCTGATCGACGACGCGGTGCGGGCGGTGGCGGAGCTGGACGAGCCGGCCGAGCAGAACTTCGTCCGGGCGCACGTGGACGAGGACAGCGCCGGGCACGGCGACCGGCGCCGGGCCACGGCCCGCATCTTCGGCTCCAAGCCGGGCGCGTACGGCGCCGGTCTGCTGCCGCTGATCGACGCCCGCAACTGGCGCTCGGACGCCGACCTCGCCGAGGTGTACGCGGTGTGGGGCGGCTACGCGTACGGGCGGGGGCTCGACGGGCGGGCGGCGCGCGGGGACATGGAGACGGCGTTCAAGCGGATCGCCGTGGCGGCGAAGAACGTCGACACCCGCGAGCACGACCTGGTCGACGCCGACGACTACTTCCAGTACCACGGCGGCATGGTCGCCATGGTCCGGCACCTGACGGGCGCCAACCCCGAGGCGTACGTGGGCGATTCGGCCGTACCGGACCAGGTGAAGACCCGCACGCTGGGCGAGGAGACCCACCGCGTCTTCCGCGCGCGCGTGGTCAACCCGCGGTGGATGGCGGCCATGCGCCGGCACGGCTACAAGGGCGCCTTCGAGATGGCGGCGACCGTGGACTACCTGTTCGGCTACGACGCGACGGCGGGCGTGGTCGACGACTGGATGTACGAGAAGCTGAGCGCGGAGTACGTCTTCGACCCGGAGAACCGGGACTTCATGAAGAAGTCCAACCCGTGGGCCCTGCGCGGCATCACCGAGCGCCTGCTGGAGGCGGCGGACCGGGGCCTGTGGGCGGAGCCGGACGCGGACACGCTGGAGCGGCTGCGCGCCACCTACCTGGAGCTTGAAGGCGACTTGGAGGGCGACCAGTGACCACCCCGTTCCCCTTTACGGCCGTCGTCGGCCAGGACGACCTGCGGCTCGCGCTGCTGCTCAACGCCGTGTCGCCGGCGGTCGGCGGTGTGCTGGTGCGCGGCGAGAAGGGCACCGCGAAGTCCACGGCGGTACGGGCGCTGTCGGCGCTGCTGCCGGCGGTGGCCGTGGTGCCCGGGTGCCGTTTCTCCTGCGACCCGGCCTCCCCCGACCCGGGGTGCCCCGACGGGCCGCACGAGGCCGGCACCGGCACCGAGCGCCCCGCGCGGATGGTCGAGCTGCCCGTGGGCGCCTCCGAGGACCGGCTGGTCGGCGCCCTGGACATCGAGCGGGCGCTCGCGGAGGGCGTGAAGGCGTTCGAGCCGGGCCTGCTGGCCGACGCGCACCGCGGGATCCTGTACGTCGACGAGGTCAACCTGCTCCACGATCACCTGGTGGACCTGCTGCTGGACGCGGCGGCGATGGGTGCCTCGTACGTGGAGCGCGAGGGGGTGTCCGTACGGCATGCCGCGAAGTTCCTGCTCGTCGGCACCATGAACCCCGAGGAGGGCGAGCTGCGGCCGCAGCTGCTCGACCGGTTCGGGCTGACCGTGGAGGTCGCGGCCTCGCGGGAGCCCGACCAGCGCGTGGAGGTCGTCCGGCGCCGGCTGGCGTACGACGACGATCCGGACGTTTTCGCGGCGCGGTGGGCGCAGGAGGAGGCCGCCGTACGGCAGCGGATCGTGGCGGCGCGTGAGTTGCTGCCGCAGGTGCGGCTGGGCGACGGGGCGCTGCGGCAGATCGCGGCGACCTGTGCCGCCTTCGAGGTCGACGGCATGCGCGCCGACATCGTGATGGCGCGGACCGCGACCGCGCTGGCCGCGTGGGCGGGGCGCACCGACGTGCTCGCGGAGGACGTACGGCAGGCGGCCCTGCTGGCGCTGCCGCACCGGCGGCGGCGGAACCCGTTCGACGCGCCAGGTCTGGACGAGGACAAGCTGGACGAGACGCTGGAGCAGTTCTCCGGCGAGTCCCCCGACGACGATCCGGACCCCGACGGTCCCGGTGGGGGCGGTGGGCAGCCGGCGCCCGACAGCGGTCCGCAGGGCGACGGCGCCGGAGACGCGCGGCCCGAGGCCGGTGAGGGCGGGCAGCCGCAGGCGTCCGGCGCGCAGGAGCAGTCGGCCGTACGGGCCGCCGAGCCGTTCCGGACGAAGGTGCTGAGCGTCCCCGGCATCGGTGAGGGTGCCGCCGGGCGGCGCTCGCGGGCGCGGACCGAGCACGGGCGGACCACCGGGGCCCGGCGGCCCCGGGGGGCGCTGACCAAGCTGCACCTGGCCGCGACCGTGCAGGCCGCCGCGCCGCACCAGCGGGCGCGCGGCCGGTCCGGGCCGGGGCTGGTGGTCCGGCGGGACGATCTGCGGCAGGCGGCCCGGGAGGGGCGTGAGGGCAACCTCGTGCTGTTCGTGGTGGACGCCTCCGGGTCGATGGCCGCGCGGCAGCGGATGAGCGCCGTGAAGGGTGCCGTGCTGTCGCTGCTGCTGGACGCCTATCAGCGGCGGGACAAGGTGGGACTGGTGACCTTCCGGGGCGCGGGCGCCGATGTCGCGCTGCCGCCGACGTCCTCCGTCGACGCCGCCGCCGCGCGGCTGGAGTCGCTGCCGACCGGAGGGCGTACGCCGCTCGCGGCCGGGCTGCTCAAGGCGCACGAGGTGCTGCGCGTGGAGCGGCTGCGGGATCCGGCGCGGCGGGCCCTGGTGGTCGTGGTGACCGACGGCCGGGCCACCGGCGGCCCGGAGCCGGTCGCCCTCGCGGGGCGTGCGGCGCGGCTGTTCGCCGCCGAGCAGGTGGCCTCGGTGGTCGTCGACTGCGAGTCGGGACCGGTGCGGCTCGGGCTCGCCGGGCAGCTGGCCGGGGAACTGGGCGGTACGGCGGTGACGCTGGACGAGCTGCGGGCGGACTCGATCGCCGGGCTGGTAAAGGGAATGCAGAGCGGGAGGGCCGCGTAATGCCGCAGGGACAGCCGAGTGTCGTACCCGAGGACGGTCTGACGACCCGCCAGCGCCGCAACCGGCCGCTGGTCGTCGTGCACACGGGCGTCGGCAAGGGCAAGTCCACCGCCGCTTTCGGGCTCGCGCTGCGCGCCTGGAACCAGGGCTGGCCCATCGGGGTGTTCCAGTTCGTCAAGTCGGCGAAGTGGAAGGTCGGCGAGGAGAACGCGCTCAAGGTGCTCGGCGCCTCCGGGCAGGGCGGGACCGTCGACTGGCACAAGATGGGCGAGGGCTGGTCGTGGGTCCAGCGGGACCTCGACAACTCGACCAACGAGGAGAAGGCCCGCGAGGGCTGGGAGCAGGTCAAGCGGGACCTGGCCGCCGAGACGTACCGGCTGTACGTGCTGGACGAGTTCGCGTATCCGATGCACTGGGGCTGGGTCGACACCGACGAGGTCGTGGAGGTGCTGCGGAACCGGCCCGGTACCCAGCATGTGGTGATCACCGGGCGGAACGCGCCGGAGAGACTGGTGGACTTCGCCGACCTCGTCACCGACATGTCCAAGGTCAAGCACCCCATGGACGTGGGGCAGAAGGGCCAGAAGGGCATCGAGTGGTGACGTCCGTTCCCCGGCTGGTCGTCGCCGCGCCCTCCTCGGGCAGCGGCAAGACCACCGTCGCCACGGGGCTGATGGCCGCGTTCGCCGCGCGGGGGCTCGCCGTGTCCCCGCACAAGGTCGGGCCGGACTACATCGACCCCGGGTACCACGCCCTCGCGACCGGGCGGGTGGGGCGCAACCTGGACGCGTACCTGTGCGGGCCGGAGCTGGTCGCTCCGCTGTTCCTGCACGGGGCGCGCGGGTGTGACCTGGCCGTGGTCGAGGGTGTGATGGGGCTGTACGACGGGGCCGCCGGGGAAGGCGAGCTGGCGTCCACCGCGCATGTCGCCAAGCTGCTGCGGGCGCCGGTGGTGCTCGTCGTGGACGCGTCGTCGCAGTCGCGGTCGGTGGCGGCTCTGGTGCACGGGTTCGCGTCGTGGGATCCGCAGGTGCGGGTCGGGGGCGTGATCCTGAACAAGGTCGGGTCCGACCGGCACGAGGCGCTGCTGCGGGAGGCCCTGGACTCGGCGGGGGTGCCCGTTCTCGGGGTGCTGCGGCGGGTGGCCCAGGTGGAGACGCCGTCGCGGCACCTGGGGCTGGTACCGGTCGCCGAACGGCGTTCCGCGGCGGTCGAGGCGGTGGCGTCGATGGCTGAGCAGGTGGTACGGGGGTGTGACCTGGACGCGCTGGAGGCACTCGCCCGGAGTGCCGGCGCCCTCCCAGGGGGCCCGGCCCCCTGGACCCCCGTTCGCCCGCCCACCCGTCCGACCCGGTCGGCCGGGAAGCGAGCGCCTGTCGTCGCCGTGGCCGGCGGGCCGGCGTTCACCTTCTCCTATGCCGAGCACACCGAGCTGCTCGCCGCCGCCGGTGCCGAGGTCGTCCCCTTCGATCCGCTCCACGATGAGCGACTGCCCGAAGAAACGGCCGGGTTGGTCATCGGAGGCGGCTTCCCCGAGGTGTACGCCGCCGAGCTGTCCGCCAACGAGCCGCTGCGCAGGGCCGTGGCGGACCTGGCCCGCTCCGGCGCCCCCGTGGCCGCCGAATGCGCCGGACTGCTCTATCTGTGCCGCGAGTTGGACGGGCAGCCCATGTGCGGCGTGCTCGACGCCACCGCGCGGATGACCGAACGGCTGACGCTCGGCTACCGGGACGCCGTGGCCGTCGGGGACAGTGTGCTGGCGGCGGCCGGGACGCGGATGCGGGGGCACGAGTTCCACCGCACGGTCGTCGAGCCCGGCGCCGGTGCCGCTCCCGCCTGGGGCGTGCGCGCCCCGGTGAGGCGGGTCGAAGGTTTCGTACAGCAGGGTGTGCACGCGAGTTATCTGCACACGCACTGGGCGTCCGAGCCCGGTGTCGCCCGTCGGTTCGTGGAGAGGTGCCGGACGTCATGAGCAGCAGGCTGGTCGGGGTCGGGGTCGGTCCCGGTGATCCGGAGCTGGTGACCGTCAAGGGGGTCAACGCGCTGCGGGCCGCCGATGTCGTCGTCGTACCCGTCATGGACACCCTGGAGCGGGGGCGGGCCGAGGCGACGGTGCTGCACTACGTGCCGGAGGAGAAGGTCGTCCGGGTGGTGTTCGCGCTGAACGAGCGGTCCGACCGGGCTCGGCGGGAGGCGGCCTGGGACGCGGCCGGTGCCCGGGTCGCCGAGCTGCTCGCGCGGCACGGGTCCGTCGCGTTCGCCACCATCGGGGACCCGAACGTGTACTCGACGTTCACCTATCTGGCGCAGACCATCGCGGAGCTGGTGCCGGGTGTCGTCGTGGAGACGGTGCCCGGGATCACCGCCATGCAGGACCTCGCGGCGCGGTCGGGGGCCGTGCTGACCGAGGGCACCGAGCCGCTCACCCTCGTACCGGTGACGGCCGGGTCGGCCGTGCTGAAGGAGGCGCTGGCCGGGCCGGGGACCGTGGTGGCGTACAAGTTCGGGCGGCAGGCCGCCGAGGTGGCCGAGGCACTGGCGGAGAACGGGCGGCTGCAGGACGCCGTGTGGGGGTCGGCGCTGGGACTGCCGGAGGAGTCGGTGCGGCCGGCCGCCGAGCTGGACGGGACGCCGCTGCCGTACCTGTCGACGCTGATCGCGCCCCCGCGGCGGGACGGCGGGCGGGGCGGGAAGCTGTGAGACCGGGCACCGCGACGCCGGGCACACGGCCGGCCGGTCGAGCCGGTTCACCTGGTGGAGCCGGTTCAGCCGGAGATGCCGACCACCAGCCAGATGAACGCGACGCCGGCCACCGTGCACAGCAGGGTGGAGCGGGCCGGGTGCTCGTGGTGGGCCTCGGGCAGGATCTCCGCGGCGGCGAGGTAGAGCAGCACACCGCCGAAGAGACCCAGATAGCCGCCGAGCACCGGTTCGGGGATGTGGAAGAAGGCCGTGGACAGCGCCCCCAGCACGGGTGCGCAGGCGTCCGCGACCAGCATGGCGACGGCCCGGCGGCGCGCGTTGCCGTACAGGCTGGTCAGGGTGAAGGTGTTGAAGCCGTCCGCGAAGTCGTGGGCGATCACGGCGAGCGCGACGGCCGTGCCCATGCCGCCGCCCACCTGGAAGGCCGCGCCCATCGCCACGCCGTCCATCGCGCTGTGCCCGACCATCGCGCCGGCCGCGGCCAGGCCCACCTCGGGCGCCCGGTGGTGGTTGCGCCCCTCGGCGCCGCCGTGCGCCGCCTGACGGGCGGCCAGGGTGCGCTCGACCAGATGGGCGAACAGGAACCCGGCCACGAACAGCAGCAGGGCGGCGGGCACGCCGAAGACCTCGCGGTCGGCCGCGCGCAACGCCTCCGGCAGCAGGTCCAGGCCGACCACGCCGAGCATCAGCCCGCCGGCCAGGCCCAGGACCAGGTGGCGGCGGTCGGTCACGCGCTGTGCCGTCCAGCCGCCGGCCAGCGTCATCAGGAACGCGCCGAGCGCGACGAAGACCGCCATAGGCCCTTGCTATCGGATGGACCCGCGTTCCCGCACCTCCGACAGCAACAACCGCAGTACTCGTAGGAGAGGACCGATTCCCATGGCCGAAGCCCCCACCGGCAAGGTGACCTTCGTCGGTGCCGGCCCCGGCGCCGCCGATCTGCTGACGTTCCGTGCCGCACGGGCCATCGCCGAGGCCGACGTGGTGATCTGGGCCGCGAGCCTGGTCCAGGCGGAGGTCCTCGAACACGCTCGCGAGGACGCCGAGATCCTGGACTCGGCGACCATGTCCCTGGAGGACGTCGTCGCCGTGTACCGACGTGCGTTCGAGGAGGGCCTGAGGGTCGCCCGGATCCACTCCGGCGATCCGGCCCTGTGGGGCGGCACGCAGGAGCAGCTGGACCGCTGCCACGAGATCGGCATCGCGACCGAGGTCGTCCCGGGTGTGTCGTCCTTCTCCGCGGTGGCCGCGCTCGCCCGGCGCGAGCTGACGATTCCCGAGGTCGCGCAGTCCGTGGTGCTGACCCGGCTGGGCGGCGGCAAGACGCCGATGCCGCCCGGCGAGGAGGTGCGCGAGTTCGCCCGCCACGGCACCACGATGGCGGTCTTCCTGTCGGCGGCGCGCAGCGGACAGCTGGTGCGCGAGCTGCTGGAGGGCGGTTATCCGACGGACACCCCGGTGGTCATCGCCTACCAGGCGACCTGGCCGGAGGAACTGATCGTGAAGTGCACGGTGGGCACGCTGGAGGAGACGGTCAAGGAGCACAAGCTCTGGAAGCACACCCTGTTCCTGGTGGGCCCGGCACTGGACGCCCGCGGGACGCGCTCGCACCTGTACCACCCGGGTCACTTCCACGGCTACCGCAAGGCGGACCCGCAGGCGCGGCGGGCGCTGCGCGAGCAGAGGGCGAAGAGTTGATCACGGTCGTCGGTACGGGGACGGGTACGCCCGTCGCCGAGGACGTCCTGGCGGGTGCCGCACTGGTCGTCGGCGGCCGCCGGCACCTGGACGCGCTACGGCTGCCGGAGGGTGCCGAGCGGGTCGTGCTCGGTCCGCTGGCGCCGGCGCTGGACGTCGTCGAACGGCACCTGGAGAAGGCGAGCCGGGTCGTCGTGCTGGCCTCCGGTGACCCGGGGTTCTTCGGGATCGTGCGGGTACTGGCCGAGCGGTTCGGGCCGGGGCTGCTGGACGTACGGCCGGGGGTGTCCTCGGTGGCGACCGCCTTCGCGCGGATCGGGCTGCCGTGGGACGACGCGGTCGTGGTCAGCGCGCACGGCCGGGAGCTGCGTACGGCGGTCAACGTGTGCCGGGCCCGGCCGAAGGTGGCGGTGCTGACGGGACCGGGAGCGGGCCCCGCGGAACTGGGGGCGGCGCTGCTGACCGACCCGTGCGCGCCGGGGGCCGCGTCGGCCGGACCGGGATCCGCGCCCGTGGCCGGGCCCGCCGAGCCGGTGATCGCGCCGGCGCGCGCACCCGGCGGGCGGGTGCTCGTCGTCGCCTCCGCCCTCGGATCCGCTCGGGAGCGGGTCGAGTGGGTCACGCCCGCCGAGGCCGCCGCCCGGGACTGGGGCCCGGACGTCAGCGTGGTGCTGTGCCTCGACGAGACCCGGGCCCTCAGCGGAGTCCGTACGGTCGCGGGGGCGCCGGCCGGTCCCGCCGGCTGGGCCCTGGACGAGGACCGGTTCGCACACCGGGACTCGATGATCACCAAGTTCGAGGTGCGGGCACTGGCCCTGGCCCGGCTGGGGCCACGCCTGGGCGACCTGGTGTGGGACGTGGGCGCCGGGTCGGGCTCGGTCGCGGTGGAGTGCGCGCGGCTCGGTGCGGCCGTCGTCGCCGTCGAGAAGGCCCCGGACGGGGTCGCGCGGATCCGCGCCAACGCGGACGCCCACGGCGTGGACGTGCGGGTGGTGCAGGGCTCGGCACCCTCCGCCCTGGCGGGGCTGGACGATCCGGACGCCGTGTTCGTCGGCGGTGGGGGGCGCGACCTGCCCGCCGTCGTCGGCGCGTGCGCCCGGCGGGCCCGGCGGACCGTGGTCGTCGCCATGGCCGCCCTCGACCGGGTGCCGGCGGCGCGCGAGGCGCTCACCGGCGCCGGGTTCGCCTGTGACGGCGTGCTGTTGCAGTCCTCGCGGCTGGCGCCGCTGCCCGGGGACGTGACCCGGCTGGCGGCCACCAATCCTGTGTTCCTGCTGTGGGGCGTGCGCACCCCGGCGTCTAGAGAAGGAGTTGCCCAGTGATCGGCCTCATTTCCGCCACGGCGGCGGGCGCGGCGGCGCGGGACCGGCTGGCCGC contains these protein-coding regions:
- the cbiE gene encoding precorrin-6y C5,15-methyltransferase (decarboxylating) subunit CbiE, which translates into the protein MITVVGTGTGTPVAEDVLAGAALVVGGRRHLDALRLPEGAERVVLGPLAPALDVVERHLEKASRVVVLASGDPGFFGIVRVLAERFGPGLLDVRPGVSSVATAFARIGLPWDDAVVVSAHGRELRTAVNVCRARPKVAVLTGPGAGPAELGAALLTDPCAPGAASAGPGSAPVAGPAEPVIAPARAPGGRVLVVASALGSARERVEWVTPAEAAARDWGPDVSVVLCLDETRALSGVRTVAGAPAGPAGWALDEDRFAHRDSMITKFEVRALALARLGPRLGDLVWDVGAGSGSVAVECARLGAAVVAVEKAPDGVARIRANADAHGVDVRVVQGSAPSALAGLDDPDAVFVGGGGRDLPAVVGACARRARRTVVVAMAALDRVPAAREALTGAGFACDGVLLQSSRLAPLPGDVTRLAATNPVFLLWGVRTPASREGVAQ
- a CDS encoding ZIP family metal transporter; the encoded protein is MAVFVALGAFLMTLAGGWTAQRVTDRRHLVLGLAGGLMLGVVGLDLLPEALRAADREVFGVPAALLLFVAGFLFAHLVERTLAARQAAHGGAEGRNHHRAPEVGLAAAGAMVGHSAMDGVAMGAAFQVGGGMGTAVALAVIAHDFADGFNTFTLTSLYGNARRRAVAMLVADACAPVLGALSTAFFHIPEPVLGGYLGLFGGVLLYLAAAEILPEAHHEHPARSTLLCTVAGVAFIWLVVGISG
- the cobI gene encoding precorrin-2 C(20)-methyltransferase — translated: MSSRLVGVGVGPGDPELVTVKGVNALRAADVVVVPVMDTLERGRAEATVLHYVPEEKVVRVVFALNERSDRARREAAWDAAGARVAELLARHGSVAFATIGDPNVYSTFTYLAQTIAELVPGVVVETVPGITAMQDLAARSGAVLTEGTEPLTLVPVTAGSAVLKEALAGPGTVVAYKFGRQAAEVAEALAENGRLQDAVWGSALGLPEESVRPAAELDGTPLPYLSTLIAPPRRDGGRGGKL
- a CDS encoding cobyrinate a,c-diamide synthase produces the protein MVTSVPRLVVAAPSSGSGKTTVATGLMAAFAARGLAVSPHKVGPDYIDPGYHALATGRVGRNLDAYLCGPELVAPLFLHGARGCDLAVVEGVMGLYDGAAGEGELASTAHVAKLLRAPVVLVVDASSQSRSVAALVHGFASWDPQVRVGGVILNKVGSDRHEALLREALDSAGVPVLGVLRRVAQVETPSRHLGLVPVAERRSAAVEAVASMAEQVVRGCDLDALEALARSAGALPGGPAPWTPVRPPTRPTRSAGKRAPVVAVAGGPAFTFSYAEHTELLAAAGAEVVPFDPLHDERLPEETAGLVIGGGFPEVYAAELSANEPLRRAVADLARSGAPVAAECAGLLYLCRELDGQPMCGVLDATARMTERLTLGYRDAVAVGDSVLAAAGTRMRGHEFHRTVVEPGAGAAPAWGVRAPVRRVEGFVQQGVHASYLHTHWASEPGVARRFVERCRTS
- the cobM gene encoding precorrin-4 C(11)-methyltransferase, whose amino-acid sequence is MAEAPTGKVTFVGAGPGAADLLTFRAARAIAEADVVIWAASLVQAEVLEHAREDAEILDSATMSLEDVVAVYRRAFEEGLRVARIHSGDPALWGGTQEQLDRCHEIGIATEVVPGVSSFSAVAALARRELTIPEVAQSVVLTRLGGGKTPMPPGEEVREFARHGTTMAVFLSAARSGQLVRELLEGGYPTDTPVVIAYQATWPEELIVKCTVGTLEETVKEHKLWKHTLFLVGPALDARGTRSHLYHPGHFHGYRKADPQARRALREQRAKS